In Flavobacterium cerinum, one genomic interval encodes:
- a CDS encoding helix-turn-helix transcriptional regulator, protein MATNKLALIRYKTIDNCLRNRFRKWTLEDLIEKVADSLYEYEGITSGISKRTIQGDIQMMRSDRLGYNAPIIVIDRKFYTYEDDQYSITNSPINTMDMEKMKEIVALLKQFNGFNYFDEMSEMIARLENNLNKSSDKTKNHIQFESNNRLKGIEHLTPLYQAILNQTPLLIEYRSFRAKESKQDIYHPYLLKEYRNRWFLITKPKKGTTLITLALDRIEAFYTLSKDLYIPYEGVDFDRYFDDTIGVTKTQKDRACRVILQFDPYNSPYVKTKPLHHSQQLVKEDENGLIIRIDVVLNFELEREILGFGENIKVLSPKRLADSIKRRLEKANLKYNS, encoded by the coding sequence ATGGCTACCAATAAACTCGCATTAATTCGTTATAAAACCATCGATAATTGTCTGCGTAACCGTTTTCGAAAGTGGACATTGGAAGATCTGATTGAAAAAGTAGCCGACTCGCTATATGAATATGAAGGTATCACTTCCGGCATCAGTAAGCGAACCATACAAGGTGACATTCAAATGATGCGCAGTGACCGATTGGGCTATAACGCTCCGATTATTGTGATCGACCGGAAGTTTTATACTTATGAAGATGATCAATATAGTATTACCAACTCGCCTATCAATACTATGGATATGGAAAAGATGAAGGAAATTGTTGCGCTTTTAAAACAATTCAACGGTTTCAATTATTTTGATGAGATGAGTGAAATGATAGCCCGATTGGAAAACAATCTTAACAAATCGTCTGATAAAACCAAAAATCATATCCAATTTGAAAGCAACAACCGGTTAAAAGGAATTGAACACCTGACGCCGTTATATCAGGCTATTTTAAATCAAACTCCTTTATTAATCGAGTACAGATCATTCCGCGCAAAAGAATCCAAACAAGATATTTATCATCCGTATCTTTTAAAAGAATACCGGAATCGTTGGTTTCTGATAACAAAACCCAAAAAGGGAACCACACTGATCACTTTGGCACTCGACCGTATAGAAGCTTTTTACACCTTGTCCAAAGATCTATACATTCCCTATGAAGGCGTTGATTTTGATCGCTATTTTGATGATACCATCGGTGTAACCAAAACGCAAAAAGACCGGGCATGTCGGGTTATTTTACAATTTGATCCGTATAACAGTCCGTATGTAAAAACCAAGCCGTTACATCATTCACAACAGCTTGTAAAAGAAGATGAAAACGGATTGATCATTCGTATTGATGTTGTATTAAATTTTGAATTGGAACGGGAAATATTAGGTTTCGGGGAAAACATTAAGGTACTGTCTCCAAAAAGACTAGCCGACAGCATTAAGCGCCGATTGGAAAAAGCCAATCTAAAATATAACTCATAA
- a CDS encoding glycosyltransferase family 2 protein, with protein MQLSVIILNYNVRYFLEQCVLSVQKALQNIDGEIIVVDNASADDSCAMMRERFPDITLIANKDNLGFPKGNNIGVAQAKGEYVCILNPDTVVAEDTFEKVLNFARQQTDTGIIGCKLIDGTGHFLPESKRGVPTPWVAFTKITSLYKFFPKTKLFNQYYAQHLDENQTGKAAILVGAFMVLKRDLYLEVDGFDENCFMYSDDIDLSYLVLKTGKSNYYFHETTVIHYKGESTVKDGTYMKRFREAMQFFYRKHFKASFFFDVFMQIGTFVFAMFKKKQTGKKKSAEVNAYWLFSKEERLKEKLAQQLQKKLYWNKDINENALFSQSDLKEKPITILLDNNSFSFREIIAFLERHKDEKFTFRIIPEGTAYWIGSDSSNDRGEIVKIK; from the coding sequence ATGCAGCTATCGGTTATTATCCTGAATTACAACGTCCGTTATTTTTTAGAGCAATGTGTTTTGAGTGTTCAAAAGGCATTGCAAAATATCGATGGTGAAATTATTGTGGTTGACAATGCTTCTGCGGATGACAGTTGTGCCATGATGCGGGAGCGTTTTCCGGACATTACATTAATTGCCAACAAAGATAATTTAGGGTTTCCGAAAGGGAATAACATTGGTGTGGCACAGGCCAAAGGAGAATATGTCTGCATCTTAAATCCGGATACGGTAGTGGCGGAAGATACTTTCGAAAAAGTGTTGAATTTTGCCCGTCAACAAACGGATACAGGTATCATCGGCTGTAAGCTGATTGACGGTACCGGACATTTCTTGCCGGAATCCAAAAGAGGTGTGCCAACTCCTTGGGTAGCCTTTACAAAAATTACAAGTCTGTATAAATTTTTTCCGAAGACAAAGCTGTTTAATCAGTATTATGCGCAACATCTGGATGAAAATCAAACAGGAAAAGCTGCTATTCTGGTTGGTGCTTTTATGGTGCTAAAGCGGGATTTATATCTGGAAGTGGATGGTTTTGACGAAAACTGTTTTATGTATTCGGATGATATCGATTTGTCGTATCTCGTGCTAAAAACAGGAAAGTCGAATTATTATTTCCACGAAACTACAGTGATTCACTATAAAGGAGAAAGCACAGTGAAAGACGGAACGTATATGAAACGCTTCCGCGAAGCAATGCAGTTTTTTTACCGGAAACATTTTAAAGCCTCCTTTTTCTTCGATGTTTTTATGCAAATCGGAACTTTTGTTTTCGCGATGTTTAAAAAAAAGCAGACAGGTAAGAAGAAGTCGGCAGAAGTAAACGCTTATTGGCTGTTTTCCAAGGAGGAACGGTTAAAAGAAAAATTAGCGCAACAGCTTCAAAAAAAGCTGTATTGGAATAAGGATATTAATGAAAATGCGTTATTTTCGCAATCGGATTTAAAAGAGAAACCAATAACGATTCTGTTAGATAATAACAGTTTTAGTTTCCGGGAAATTATCGCTTTTTTAGAGCGCCATAAAGATGAAAAATTTACATTCAGAATCATTCCGGAAGGAACGGCTTACTGGATTGGCAGTGATAGCAGTAACGACAGAGGTGAGATTGTAAAAATTAAATAA
- a CDS encoding dihydrolipoamide acetyltransferase family protein has protein sequence MARFELKLPKMGESVAEATITNWLKNVGETIEADEAVLEIATDKVDSEVPSEVSGTLAEILFNVDDVVKVGQTIAIIETEGAAAEAPKAEAAPAAVAEVTKMVETAAAVTAPADFSDSDKFFSPLVKNIAKEEGVSVAELEAINGTGKDGRVTKNDILDYVKNRGSQPVAAPVVAEAPKAAAPQPVATAAKAVPVSVNGGDEIVEMDRMRKLISGYMVQSKQTSAHVQSFIEVDVTNIVKWRDKVKNAFEKREGEKLTFTPIFMEAVAKALRDFPGMNISVDGEYIIKKKNINLGMAAALPNGNLIVPVIKNADQLNLVGMAKAVNDLGNRAKAGKLKPDDTQGGTYTVTNVGTFGSVFGTPIINQPQVGILALGAIRKVPAVIETPEGDFIGIRQKMFLSHSYDHRVVDGALGGSFVKRVADYLEAWDINRDI, from the coding sequence ATGGCAAGGTTTGAATTAAAACTGCCCAAAATGGGAGAAAGTGTTGCTGAAGCAACGATAACCAACTGGTTGAAAAACGTAGGCGAGACTATTGAGGCGGATGAAGCGGTTTTGGAAATCGCTACCGATAAAGTAGACAGCGAAGTACCATCAGAAGTTTCCGGTACATTAGCGGAAATCCTTTTTAACGTGGATGATGTTGTAAAAGTAGGTCAGACGATCGCTATCATCGAAACGGAAGGTGCTGCTGCGGAAGCTCCGAAAGCGGAAGCTGCTCCGGCTGCTGTTGCAGAAGTAACGAAAATGGTTGAAACAGCTGCTGCCGTTACTGCTCCTGCTGATTTTTCAGATTCGGATAAGTTTTTCTCACCGTTAGTAAAAAACATAGCTAAAGAAGAAGGAGTATCGGTTGCTGAATTAGAAGCAATTAACGGTACCGGTAAAGACGGAAGAGTAACTAAAAACGATATATTAGATTACGTTAAAAACAGAGGTAGCCAGCCTGTAGCGGCTCCGGTAGTTGCCGAAGCTCCTAAAGCTGCTGCTCCGCAACCGGTTGCTACTGCTGCTAAAGCGGTTCCGGTATCGGTAAACGGCGGAGACGAAATCGTTGAAATGGACAGAATGCGTAAACTGATCTCCGGTTATATGGTTCAGTCAAAACAGACTTCTGCTCACGTACAATCATTCATTGAAGTAGATGTAACGAATATCGTTAAATGGAGAGATAAAGTTAAAAATGCTTTCGAAAAACGCGAAGGTGAAAAATTAACGTTTACTCCAATCTTTATGGAAGCGGTAGCAAAAGCGTTAAGAGACTTCCCTGGAATGAATATTTCAGTTGACGGTGAATACATCATCAAAAAGAAAAATATTAACTTAGGTATGGCGGCTGCTTTACCGAACGGAAACTTAATTGTTCCGGTAATTAAAAATGCAGATCAGTTAAATCTGGTTGGTATGGCTAAAGCGGTAAACGATTTAGGTAACCGTGCAAAAGCCGGTAAATTAAAACCGGATGATACTCAAGGTGGTACTTATACGGTAACGAATGTCGGAACGTTCGGAAGCGTTTTCGGAACGCCGATTATCAATCAACCGCAAGTGGGTATCTTAGCATTAGGAGCAATCCGTAAAGTGCCGGCAGTTATCGAAACTCCTGAAGGTGATTTTATCGGAATCCGTCAGAAAATGTTCTTATCGCACAGTTATGACCACCGAGTGGTAGACGGTGCATTAGGAGGAAGCTTTGTAAAACGCGTAGCGGATTACCTGGAAGCTTGGGATATCAATAGAGATATTTAA
- a CDS encoding TROVE domain-containing protein, whose product MKFNLLNKERITTVNHAKAKAFTMSPGEELYTAVVTTGISDSFYEKENSRLIRIKELVAVCDPEFVAKLAAYARNEMNLRSVPMVLTVELAKMISGSSIVSKTVTNVVKRADEITELLAYYQLANERKEIKKLNRLSKQIQKGLAKSFNTFDEYQFAKYNRNTEVKLKDALFLVHPKAKDESQQAIFNKIVTNTLAIPYTWETELSILGTLKFENNNARKSAFTQKWEELIESKKVGYMALMRNLRNILEANVSAQHIAMVCDYLANEKAVENSKQLPFRFLAAYREIKRTNSQFTPNLLDALEEAVTISARNIRGFDYNTSVVIACDVSGSMQKPVSAKSSVLLYDIGLMLGMLMQSRCQNVISGMFGDTWKTIHMSRRNILANVEEYYKREGEVGYATNGHLVLDDLIAKNQIVDKVMLFTDVQMWNSTSLFGSFSRSWKKYKKIAPEAKLYLFDLAGYGHQPIDIRQDDVYLLAGWSDKIFDVLNALENKETALDTINKIGL is encoded by the coding sequence ATGAAATTCAATTTGTTAAATAAAGAAAGAATCACGACTGTAAATCATGCGAAAGCAAAAGCATTTACAATGTCGCCGGGAGAAGAATTGTATACTGCGGTTGTTACAACCGGAATAAGCGATTCTTTTTATGAAAAAGAAAATAGCAGACTAATACGAATTAAAGAATTGGTGGCGGTTTGTGATCCGGAATTTGTTGCAAAATTAGCGGCCTATGCTCGAAATGAAATGAACTTGCGTTCCGTTCCTATGGTGTTGACGGTCGAATTGGCTAAAATGATTTCGGGAAGCTCAATCGTAAGTAAAACGGTGACTAATGTTGTAAAAAGAGCAGATGAAATTACGGAATTACTGGCTTACTATCAATTAGCAAATGAACGTAAAGAAATCAAAAAATTAAACCGACTTTCAAAGCAGATTCAAAAAGGATTGGCAAAATCGTTTAATACTTTCGACGAATACCAGTTTGCTAAATACAACCGAAATACAGAAGTGAAATTAAAAGATGCATTGTTTTTAGTGCATCCGAAAGCAAAGGATGAAAGCCAACAGGCGATTTTTAATAAGATTGTAACCAATACATTAGCCATACCTTATACATGGGAAACGGAGCTTTCGATTTTAGGGACTTTAAAATTTGAAAATAACAACGCCCGAAAGTCAGCTTTTACTCAAAAATGGGAAGAATTGATCGAAAGCAAAAAAGTAGGCTATATGGCTTTGATGCGAAATCTTAGAAATATACTCGAAGCGAATGTGTCAGCACAGCATATTGCTATGGTTTGTGATTATTTGGCTAACGAAAAAGCGGTGGAAAACTCGAAACAATTGCCGTTTCGGTTTTTAGCAGCCTATAGAGAGATCAAACGAACGAATTCACAATTTACGCCTAACCTATTGGATGCTTTGGAAGAAGCCGTTACAATAAGTGCAAGAAATATTCGCGGATTTGATTATAACACTTCTGTCGTAATTGCCTGTGATGTATCGGGTTCGATGCAAAAACCGGTATCTGCTAAAAGTAGCGTGCTATTATATGATATCGGTTTAATGTTGGGGATGTTAATGCAATCCCGTTGTCAAAATGTGATTAGCGGTATGTTTGGCGATACCTGGAAAACGATTCATATGTCCCGAAGAAATATTTTGGCGAATGTCGAAGAATATTATAAAAGAGAAGGGGAAGTAGGATATGCAACCAACGGACATTTGGTATTGGATGATTTGATCGCTAAAAACCAGATTGTTGATAAAGTGATGTTGTTTACTGATGTCCAGATGTGGAATAGTACGTCATTATTTGGTTCCTTTTCGAGGTCATGGAAAAAATATAAAAAGATAGCACCGGAAGCCAAATTGTATTTATTTGATTTGGCAGGTTATGGCCATCAACCGATTGATATTCGACAAGATGATGTGTATTTGTTGGCCGGATGGTCTGATAAAATATTCGATGTTTTAAATGCTTTGGAAAATAAAGAAACAGCCCTTGATACGATTAATAAAATCGGGTTGTAG
- a CDS encoding nucleotidyltransferase domain-containing protein, whose protein sequence is MKTIIVDKLKEIEKANNIKIVFACESGSRAWGFPSTDSDFDVRFVYVRNVADYLSVRDVKDHLNFPITDELDVYGWDLKKILVLMLKSNTTIFEWLQSPEIYYEDKAFREALWQLSQHFFSRRSNTFHYLGIAKSALAALEENNEIKIKKLFYVLRPLLAAKWCLEKEKIAPMTMTGLLELLPGNDQVKTAITELIQYKETTKEGDRIVVSRELREFINTTFERIAETGKSLGKDTFEAEMLDTFFQKTIQHYDDKRNKGERTVAV, encoded by the coding sequence ATGAAAACAATAATAGTTGATAAACTAAAAGAAATAGAAAAAGCGAATAATATAAAAATAGTATTTGCCTGTGAATCCGGAAGCCGCGCCTGGGGATTTCCGTCTACCGATAGTGATTTTGATGTTCGGTTTGTATATGTCAGAAATGTAGCGGATTACCTTTCGGTAAGAGATGTTAAGGATCATTTAAACTTTCCGATAACGGATGAGCTGGATGTATACGGTTGGGATCTGAAAAAAATATTGGTATTGATGCTGAAATCGAATACCACAATATTCGAATGGCTACAATCACCGGAAATATATTATGAGGATAAAGCTTTCCGGGAGGCATTATGGCAATTATCGCAACATTTTTTTAGCCGGAGAAGCAATACCTTCCATTATCTTGGAATAGCAAAAAGTGCTTTGGCGGCTTTGGAAGAAAATAATGAGATAAAAATCAAAAAACTGTTTTATGTGCTTCGTCCGTTACTGGCAGCAAAATGGTGTCTGGAAAAAGAAAAAATAGCTCCGATGACCATGACGGGTTTGCTGGAGCTACTACCGGGGAATGATCAGGTTAAAACAGCAATAACGGAATTAATACAGTATAAAGAGACAACAAAAGAAGGGGATCGGATAGTGGTTAGTCGGGAACTTCGGGAATTTATAAATACAACCTTTGAAAGAATAGCGGAAACCGGAAAATCACTCGGAAAAGATACATTTGAAGCGGAAATGCTGGATACTTTTTTTCAAAAAACAATACAACATTATGACGATAAAAGAAATAAAGGAGAAAGGACTGTTGCTGTTTGA
- a CDS encoding RtcB family protein, whose product METKITGTDLIAVGYKENAILGLALQLVTQHKGTNEKATLLEVFKKIKENPENYLDDPIWEDLATKLIEEANAPVDETIPLRETAKEYRVFGAEQIEEGARNQMHIAMKLPVTVAGALMPDAHQGYGLPIGGVLATKNAIIPYGVGVDIGCRMALSIYDIPEHHFYENEGKYKRELIVHTKFGAGHGYHGQYKSNHDVLDRNEFNLTPFIKNLQDKAWSQLGTSGGGNHFVEFGIIEFEQRDEVLNIDKGRYVALLTHSGSRGMGATIAGYYTQLAKQRCKLPAEAANLAYLDMNSQEGMEYWLAMNLAGDYASACHEIIHDKMQKAIGGTLLAKVENHHNFAWKEVWNGEEVIVHRKGATPAGKGVMGIIPGSMTAPGFLVRGKGETDAINSASHGAGRQMSRTKAIKNISKADMKAVLKEHGVTLVGAGRDEAPMAYKDITVVMEAQKELIDVVAKFTPKLVRMADDGSHED is encoded by the coding sequence ATGGAAACAAAAATTACAGGAACCGACTTAATTGCGGTTGGATATAAAGAAAATGCCATTTTAGGATTGGCATTGCAATTAGTGACGCAACACAAGGGAACAAATGAAAAAGCGACATTATTGGAGGTGTTTAAAAAGATAAAGGAGAATCCGGAAAATTATCTTGATGATCCGATTTGGGAGGATTTGGCAACAAAGTTAATTGAAGAAGCCAATGCGCCGGTAGATGAAACCATTCCGTTAAGAGAAACGGCAAAAGAATATCGTGTTTTCGGAGCAGAACAGATTGAAGAAGGCGCCCGAAATCAAATGCATATTGCAATGAAATTACCGGTTACGGTTGCCGGTGCGTTAATGCCGGATGCGCATCAGGGATACGGATTGCCGATCGGAGGTGTATTGGCAACTAAAAATGCGATTATTCCATATGGTGTCGGAGTCGATATCGGTTGTAGAATGGCGCTGTCGATTTATGATATTCCGGAACATCATTTCTATGAAAATGAAGGGAAATATAAAAGAGAATTGATCGTACATACCAAATTCGGAGCGGGTCACGGTTATCACGGACAATACAAGTCAAATCATGATGTTTTGGATAGAAATGAATTTAATCTGACACCGTTTATTAAAAATTTGCAGGATAAAGCCTGGTCACAATTGGGAACTTCCGGTGGCGGAAATCACTTTGTGGAGTTTGGAATTATTGAGTTTGAACAACGGGATGAGGTGTTAAATATTGATAAAGGACGATATGTGGCTTTGTTAACGCATTCCGGATCAAGGGGAATGGGTGCTACGATTGCGGGTTATTATACGCAATTGGCTAAGCAACGTTGTAAATTGCCTGCCGAAGCTGCTAATTTAGCTTATCTGGATATGAATTCACAAGAAGGAATGGAATATTGGTTGGCTATGAATCTGGCCGGTGATTATGCTTCGGCTTGTCATGAAATTATTCATGATAAAATGCAAAAAGCGATTGGTGGAACACTTTTGGCTAAAGTGGAAAACCATCATAATTTTGCATGGAAAGAAGTCTGGAACGGCGAAGAAGTGATCGTACACCGAAAAGGTGCCACGCCGGCCGGTAAAGGTGTGATGGGGATTATTCCCGGATCGATGACGGCGCCGGGATTTCTTGTGCGTGGAAAAGGAGAGACAGATGCTATTAATTCGGCTTCACATGGTGCCGGAAGACAAATGAGTCGTACAAAAGCAATTAAAAATATTTCCAAAGCCGATATGAAAGCGGTGTTAAAAGAACATGGCGTTACTTTAGTCGGCGCCGGAAGAGACGAAGCGCCTATGGCTTACAAAGATATTACCGTAGTGATGGAAGCGCAGAAAGAATTGATTGATGTGGTGGCGAAATTTACACCAAAATTGGTTCGAATGGCTGATGACGGAAGTCACGAAGATTAA
- a CDS encoding DNA polymerase beta superfamily protein, giving the protein MTIKEIKEKGLLLFECVSGSKAYGLDTPTSDTDIKGVFYLPKEQFFGLDYVAQVQNETNDEVYYELGRFVELLVKSNPGVLELLATPPEWVLYKHPVMVQLPLEMFLSKQAKDTFAGYAVTQIYKARGLKKKIVNPFPKERKEVTDFCFVLQDCNTVPLQEWLLENDLEPKRCGLVKLPHSKGIYAVYYDNSGVKGYRGIQKNKEANEVCLSSIPKGEKTVAYMSFNVESYSSYCKDYAAYWDWVAKRNEERYTVNQKHQGGYDSKNMMHTIRLLQVADEILLTGKLNVKRDNRDELLAIKAGEKKYEELLEMADRLIANIEKEDKKSSLKMFPDAVKAKEVLVTIREQLYNE; this is encoded by the coding sequence ATGACGATAAAAGAAATAAAGGAGAAAGGACTGTTGCTGTTTGAGTGTGTTAGCGGTAGTAAAGCCTACGGGTTGGATACGCCTACATCCGATACGGATATCAAAGGTGTTTTTTATCTGCCGAAAGAACAATTCTTCGGATTGGATTATGTAGCTCAGGTACAAAATGAAACCAATGATGAGGTGTATTATGAACTGGGTCGGTTTGTGGAATTGCTGGTTAAAAGTAATCCGGGCGTACTCGAATTGCTTGCTACTCCGCCGGAATGGGTGTTGTATAAACATCCGGTAATGGTTCAATTACCATTGGAAATGTTTTTGTCGAAACAAGCGAAAGATACGTTTGCCGGATATGCGGTAACGCAGATCTATAAAGCAAGAGGATTGAAAAAGAAAATCGTTAATCCTTTTCCGAAAGAACGAAAAGAAGTAACCGATTTTTGTTTTGTTTTGCAAGATTGTAATACGGTTCCGTTACAGGAATGGTTATTGGAGAACGATTTGGAACCGAAACGATGTGGCTTGGTAAAACTACCGCATTCCAAGGGAATCTATGCCGTTTATTATGATAATAGTGGTGTAAAAGGATATCGCGGCATACAAAAAAATAAGGAGGCCAATGAGGTGTGTTTATCATCGATACCGAAAGGAGAAAAAACGGTCGCCTACATGAGTTTTAATGTGGAAAGTTATTCGTCTTACTGTAAAGATTACGCAGCTTATTGGGATTGGGTAGCAAAACGAAATGAAGAACGATATACAGTCAACCAAAAACATCAGGGCGGATACGATTCTAAAAACATGATGCATACAATACGATTGTTGCAAGTGGCAGACGAAATTCTGCTGACCGGAAAATTGAATGTAAAACGGGATAACCGGGATGAATTATTAGCGATAAAAGCCGGAGAAAAGAAGTATGAAGAACTTTTGGAAATGGCGGATAGACTGATAGCGAATATCGAAAAAGAAGATAAAAAAAGTAGCTTAAAAATGTTCCCGGATGCTGTAAAAGCAAAAGAGGTATTGGTAACAATCAGGGAACAGTTATATAACGAATAA
- a CDS encoding ABC-F family ATP-binding cassette domain-containing protein, whose amino-acid sequence MNYLSVENISKSFGERVLFENLSFGINKDQKIAFVAKNGTGKTSILKIITGEDTPDNGQIVMRKEIRMAFLSQDPNLQQELTIEESIFASDNEILKVIEQYEKALQNPEDEEVYQKAFEKMDLHNAWDFETQYKQILFKLKLEDLKLKVKNLSGGQKKRLALAIILINKPDLLILDEPTNHLDLEMIEWLENYFAKENITLFMVTHDRFFLERVCNEIIELDNGKLYQYKGNYSYYLTKKEERIASENASIDKAQNVFVKELDWMRRQPKARTTKSKSRIDDFYVIKEKAQSRRKENQVELEINMERMGSKIIELHKVSKKFNDRIILNGFDYTFNRGERIGIIGKNGTGKSTFLNILTQTIEPDNGKVIIGETIKVGYYTQSGINPKPEQKVIDIIKEYGEYIPLTKGRTISAGQLLERFLFDRKKQHDYVEKLSGGELKRLYLCTVLIQNPNFLILDEPTNDLDIVTLNVLENFLLDYPGCLLVVSHDRYFMDKIVDHMFVFRGQGVIEDFPGNYSDFRAYEDSVEPEKEEAKEKVNWKQNQVKQGLSFNEQKEFQKIEREIKDLEYKKAEIEKLFSDGKVADSEIGTKANELQSVISLLEEKEERWFELSAKME is encoded by the coding sequence GTGAATTATCTATCAGTTGAAAATATTTCCAAGTCGTTTGGAGAGCGTGTTTTATTCGAAAATCTTTCGTTCGGAATTAACAAAGACCAGAAAATTGCTTTTGTAGCGAAGAACGGAACCGGAAAGACATCGATATTAAAAATCATTACCGGAGAAGACACACCCGACAACGGTCAGATTGTAATGCGAAAAGAAATCCGAATGGCATTTTTGTCACAGGATCCTAATTTACAACAGGAGCTTACAATTGAGGAAAGTATTTTTGCATCAGACAACGAGATACTAAAAGTAATAGAGCAATACGAAAAAGCCCTTCAAAATCCGGAAGACGAAGAAGTGTATCAAAAAGCTTTTGAAAAAATGGATTTGCACAATGCCTGGGATTTTGAAACCCAATACAAACAAATCCTCTTTAAATTAAAGCTGGAAGATCTGAAATTAAAGGTCAAAAATCTATCCGGCGGACAAAAGAAGAGATTGGCATTGGCTATCATTCTGATCAACAAGCCGGATTTATTAATTCTGGATGAGCCGACCAACCACTTAGATCTTGAAATGATCGAATGGCTGGAAAATTACTTTGCCAAAGAAAATATCACCTTGTTTATGGTTACGCACGACCGTTTCTTTTTAGAGCGTGTTTGTAATGAAATCATCGAATTAGACAACGGTAAACTGTATCAATATAAAGGTAACTATTCCTATTATCTTACTAAAAAAGAAGAGCGAATTGCCTCCGAAAACGCCAGTATTGACAAAGCGCAGAACGTTTTTGTAAAAGAACTGGACTGGATGCGTCGCCAACCGAAAGCCCGTACAACAAAATCCAAATCAAGGATTGACGATTTTTATGTAATTAAAGAAAAAGCCCAGAGTCGTCGTAAAGAAAACCAGGTAGAACTGGAAATCAATATGGAACGTATGGGAAGTAAAATCATTGAACTTCACAAAGTATCTAAAAAATTCAATGATCGCATCATCCTGAATGGCTTTGATTATACATTTAATCGCGGTGAACGTATTGGTATCATCGGAAAAAACGGAACCGGAAAGTCAACCTTTTTAAACATTCTGACACAGACGATTGAACCGGACAACGGTAAAGTAATCATCGGAGAAACCATCAAAGTAGGCTATTATACCCAAAGCGGTATCAATCCGAAACCGGAACAAAAGGTAATTGATATTATTAAAGAATACGGCGAATATATCCCGTTAACTAAAGGCCGAACTATTTCCGCCGGACAATTACTGGAACGTTTTCTTTTCGACCGTAAGAAACAACATGATTATGTTGAAAAATTAAGCGGAGGCGAATTAAAACGATTGTATTTGTGTACCGTTTTAATTCAGAATCCGAACTTCCTGATTCTGGATGAGCCGACCAACGATCTTGATATTGTTACTTTAAATGTATTGGAAAACTTCCTGTTGGATTATCCGGGTTGTTTACTGGTTGTATCACACGACCGTTATTTTATGGATAAAATCGTTGACCATATGTTTGTTTTCCGCGGACAAGGTGTAATTGAAGATTTTCCGGGTAACTATTCCGATTTCAGAGCGTATGAAGACAGTGTTGAACCGGAAAAAGAAGAAGCGAAAGAAAAGGTCAACTGGAAACAAAATCAGGTAAAACAAGGATTATCTTTTAATGAGCAGAAAGAATTCCAAAAGATCGAACGCGAAATCAAAGATCTGGAATACAAAAAAGCGGAAATCGAAAAGCTTTTTTCCGATGGAAAAGTAGCCGATTCTGAAATTGGAACTAAAGCCAACGAATTACAAAGCGTTATTTCACTTTTAGAAGAAAAAGAAGAACGTTGGTTTGAATTGAGTGCTAAAATGGAATAA